In Quercus robur chromosome 11, dhQueRobu3.1, whole genome shotgun sequence, the following proteins share a genomic window:
- the LOC126705491 gene encoding leucine-rich repeat receptor-like serine/threonine-protein kinase BAM3 has translation MAASDMRSVFLSILLLVFLTSSHPVFSHNVSLKGQASILVSLKQAFESYNSSLNTWNVSNYLSLCSWAGVLCDSMNRFVVSLDISNYNITGTLSPAITELPSLVNLSVAANNFAGSLPPDIHKLERLQFLNISINMFSGNLSWEFSQLKELVVLDAYDNSFNCSLPLGVSELPKLQYLDFGGNFFTGNIPSSYGDMKQLNYLSLAGNSLDGFIPSELGNLINLKQLRLGYYNEFDGGIPPEIGKLINLSHLDLASCGLEGPIPAELGNLNKLDTVFMQTNQLSGWLPPQLGNLSSLKTLDLSNNVLTGAIPVELSGLKELTLLNLFINKLHGEIPQFIAELPKLEVLKLWQNNFTGAIPSKLGQNGRLIDLDLSTNKLTGLVPKSLCFGRNLKTLILQYNFLFGALPNDLGQCDTLNKVRLGHNYLTGSIPLGFLHLPELSLMELQNNYLTGQLPQDTSKVPSKLVQLNLSNNRLSGSLPTSIANFPSLQILLLNGNQFTGEIPSDIGQLKKVLTFDMSRNNISGRIPPEIGNCILLTYLDLSQNQLSGPIPVQTSQIHMLNYLNVSWNQLNQSLPKEIGSMKSLTSADFSHNNFSGPIPVTGQYSLFNSTSFSGNPQLCGSYLSPCNYSSISPLESHNHKGIKAQVSGKFKLIFALALLLCSLVFVILAIIKTRKVRRNSNLWKLTAFQKLEFGSEDILECIKDNNIIGRGGAGIVYRGTMPNGEQVAVKKLLGINKGSSHDNGLSAEIRTLGKIRHRNIVRLLAFCSNKETNFLVYEYMPNGSLGEVLHGKRGGFLKWATRLKIAIEAAKGLCYLHHDCSPLILHRDVKSNNILLNSDFEAHVADFGLAKFLQDTGTSECMSAIAGSYGYIAPEYAYTLKVDEKSDVYSFGVVLLELITGRRPVGNFGEEGIDIVQWTKIQTNSSKERVVKILDERLRDIPLDEAMQVYFVAMLCVQEHSVERPTMRDVVQMLAEAKQPNTFQMQ, from the exons ATGGCTGCTTCTGATATGAGGTCCGTCTTCCTCTCTATTCTACTTCTTGTGTTCCTTACATCTTCTCATCCTGTTTTTTCACATAATGTATCTCTCAAAGGGCAAGCTTCAATCCTAGTTTCTCTCAAACAAGCTTTTGAGTCCTACAATTCTTCTCTCAATACCTGGAATGTATCAAACTACTTGTCTCTTTGTTCTTGGGCTGGTGTCCTTTGTGACAGCATGAACAGATTTGTAGTTTCACTTGACATATCCAATTACAACATCACTGGCACTCTCTCACCTGCAATCACAGAACTTCCAAGCCTTGTTAATCTTTCAGTTGCAGCTAATAATTTTGCAGGTTCTCTTCCACCAGATATTCACAAGCTAGAAAGACTTCAATTCCTCAACATATCCATTAATATGTTCAGTGGAAACTTAAGCTGGGAGTTCTCTCAGTTGAAAGAGCTTGTAGTGCTAGATGCTTATGATAACAGTTTTAATTGCTCACTTCCTTTGGGTGTCAGTGAACTTCCCAAGCTCCAGTACTTGGACTTTGGCGGGAATTTCTTCACTGGGAATATCCCTTCAAGCTATGGAGATATGAAGCAGCTCAACTATCTTTCACTTGCAGGAAACTCATTGGATGGTTTTATACCAAGTGAACTTGGTAATCTTATTAATCTCAAGCAGCTTCGCTTAGGATACTACAACGAATTTGATGGCGGTATCCCTCCAGAGATTGGTAAGCTTATCAATCTCTCTCATTTAGACCTCGCAAGTTGTGGCTTGGAAGGTCCAATTCCAGCAGAGTTAGGCAATCTAAACAAGTTAGACACTGTCTTCATGCAAACAAATCAGCTTAGCGGTTGGCTTCCTCCTCAACTCGGCAATTTGAGTAGTCTCAAAACTCTTGATCTTTCAAATAATGTGCTAACAGGAGCTATCCCAGTTGAGCTGTCAGGACTCAAAGAGCTTACCCTCTTGAACCTGTTCATCAACAAATTGCATGGGGAGATCCCTCAGTTCATTGCAGAGCTACCCAAGTTAGAAGTTTTAAAGCTGTGGCAGAATAACTTCACTGGAGCCATTCCTTCAAAGCTTGGTCAGAATGGTAGACTAATTGATCTTGATTTGTCCACTAATAAGCTCACTGGATTGGTCCCCAAGTCTCTATGCTTTGGAAGGAATTTGAAGACCTTGATTTTACAATACAATTTTCTGTTTGGGGCTCTGCCTAATGATCTTGGTCAATGCGACACACTCAACAAAGTTAGACTAGGGCATAATTATTTGACTGGGTCAATACCACTTGGCTTTCTTCACTTGCCTGAGCTATCACTCATGGAGTTACAAAACAACTATCTTACTGGGCAACTTCCTCAAGACACAAGCAAGGTACCCTCAAAACTAGTCCAGCTAAATCTTTCAAATAATCGTTTGTCGGGGTCTCTTCCTACTTCTATTGCAAATTTCCCCAGCTTGCAGATTCTTCTACTAAATGGAAACCAATTCACGGGAGAAATTCCATCAGACATAGGCCAGTTGAAAAAAGTCCTAACTTTTGATATGAGTAGAAACAACATTTCAGGCAGAATCCCTCCTGAGATTGGTAATTGTATCTTGCTCACTTATTTAGATTTGAGTCAAAACCAACTCTCAGGCCCAATCCCAGTCCAAACTTCTCAAATTCACATGCTAAATTATCTCAATGTCTCATGGAACCAACTTAACCAGAGCCTTCCAAAGGAAATTGGGTCCATGAAGAGCTTAACTTCTGCAGATTTCTCCCACAATAACTTCTCTGGTCCAATACCCGTAACTGGCCAATATTCACTCTTCAACTCTACATCCTTTTCGGGTAACCCTCAGCTCTGTGGTTCTTACTTGAGTCCATGCAACTATTCATCAATCTCACCATTAGAATCACACAACCATAAAGGCATCAAGGCTCAAGTTTCAGGCAAGTTCAAGCTTATATTTGCTTTGGCACTCTTATTGTGCTCATTAGTATTTGTTATTCTAGCAATCATCAAGACCAGAAAGGTAAGAAGGAATTCAAATCTGTGGAAGCTCACAGCATTCCAGAAGCTAGAGTTTGGAAGTGAAGACATATTAGAATGCATAAAGGACAACAACATTATAGGAAGAGGTGGAGCTGGGATTGTATATAGAGGAACAATGCCAAATGGGGAGCAAGTAGCTGTGAAGAAGCTGTTGGGAATAAACAAAGGCTCTTCCCATGATAATGGCCTTTCTGCAGAAATACGCACACTTGGCAAAATTCGTCACAGAAACATTGTGAGGTTGCTGGCATTTTGTTCAAATAAAGAGACCAATTTTCTTGTTTATGAGTACATGCCAAATGGTAGTCTTGGTGAAGTTCTACATGGGAAGAGAGGTGGTTTTCTCAAGTGGGCTACAAGGCTCAAAATTGCCATTGAAGCAGCTAAAGGCCTTTGTTACTTGCACCATGATTGTTCACCTCTAATACTTCATCGTGATGTCAAGTCCAATAACATTTTACTTAACTCTGATTTCGAGGCTCATGTAGCAGATTTTGGACTTGCCAAGTTCTTACAAGATACAGGAACATCAGAGTGCATGTCTGCAATTGCAGGATCTTACGGCTATATAGCTCCag AGTATGCATACACATTGAAAGTTGATGAGAAAAGTGATGTCTATAGCTTTGGAGTAGTACTGCTAGAGCTCATAACCGGGCGAAGGCCTGTTGGTAACTTTGGGGAAGAAGGGATAGACATTGTTCAATGGACCAAGATACAAACTAATTCAAGCAAAGAAAGAGTGGTGAAAATCCTGGATGAAAGGTTGCGTGATATTCCTCTTGATGAAGCAATGCAGGTCTACTTTGTTGCAATGTTATGTGTTCAAGAGCACAGTGTGGAACGCCCCACAATGAGAGATGTTGTTCAAATGCTTGCAGAAGCTAAACAACCTAATACATTTCAAATGCAATGA
- the LOC126705950 gene encoding transcription initiation factor TFIID subunit 11 — protein sequence MKQVSKDPFEAATFEEEQQESPPESPSPSPSHSSAAAAAAVAAVDDDDGVQDDTIVDVLDATANNNIIIIGDPPSSSSTLNTTTATATAAAPIIPPHPSFSASTSRGGGGGGGSHPSKNKEEEEEEEEENMDVELSKLPSSADPDKMAKMQAILSQFTEEQMSRYESFRRAGFQKANMKRLLASITGTQKISVPMTIVVSGIAKMFVGELVETARMVMTERKESGPIRPCHIREAYRRLKLEGKVPKRSVPRLFR from the exons atgaagcaggTATCAAAGGATCCATTCGAAGCGGCGACGTTTGAGGAGGAACAACAAGAATCACCACCAGAGTCTCCTTCACCTTCACCTTCTCATTCatctgctgctgctgctgctgctgttgctgctgttgatgatgatgatggagtaCAAGATGACACCATCGTTGATGTACTCGATGCTActgctaataataatattattattattggtgaccccccttcttcttcttccacatTAAACACTACTACTGCTACTGCTACTGCTGCTGCTCCAATCATACCACCGCACCCTTCTTTTTCAGCCTCTACTAGTcgtggcggcggcggcggcggtggGTCCCACCCATCAAAGAATaaagaggaggaggaagaagaagaggaggagaaCATGGATGTCGAGCTCTCCAAGCTCCCCTCTTCTGCTGACCCTGATAAAATGGCCAAGatgca GGCTATTTTATCGCAATTCACAGAGGAACAAATGAGTAGGTATGAGTCCTTTAGGAGAGCTGGATTTCAGAAAGCTAACATGAAAAGG TTGCTAGCAAGCATCACTGGAACCCAGAAAATTTCTGTGCCAATGACAATTGTAGTGTCAGGGATAGCAAAAATGTTTGTTGGTGAACTTGTTGAAACAG CTAGAATGGTTATGACGGAGAGGAAAGAATCTGGGCCCATCAGACCTTGCCACATCAGAGAAGCATATAGAAGATTAAAGCTTGAAGGCAAAGTGCCAAAGAGATCAGTTCCGAGGCTCTTTCGTTAA